The following are from one region of the Nostoc cf. commune SO-36 genome:
- a CDS encoding LapA family protein, whose amino-acid sequence MAVIRLILLVAVLGGLTLLLVQNFSPALSLVFLGVQTQPLPLAIWILFSTATGAFTSILIATLFNLSNYFGGGQRQTSNRTTAASTRAKATRREEPTSRPANPPPAASKNEESSSDVVDDWETNGIRDDDWNFDEKSESAATPNPQAQQPKDSTNYERQSEAKSSSRSGSVYSYSYREPKNTAAGKSESVYDADYRVIIPPYQQPTTNQANDDDDWEFFDDDDDLEDDGKRPRR is encoded by the coding sequence ATGGCTGTAATTCGCTTAATTCTATTGGTGGCAGTACTGGGAGGACTAACGCTGTTGTTAGTCCAAAATTTCTCACCTGCCCTATCGTTAGTATTTTTGGGCGTGCAAACTCAACCATTACCACTAGCGATATGGATTTTGTTCAGTACTGCCACTGGTGCTTTCACATCTATATTGATTGCTACCTTGTTTAACTTATCCAATTATTTTGGGGGAGGACAACGCCAAACTTCCAACAGAACAACCGCCGCTTCAACTCGTGCAAAAGCAACTCGGAGAGAAGAACCGACATCTCGTCCTGCCAATCCTCCACCAGCAGCTAGTAAAAATGAAGAGTCTAGCAGTGATGTAGTTGATGATTGGGAAACAAATGGTATTAGAGATGATGATTGGAACTTTGATGAAAAGTCAGAGTCAGCAGCTACTCCTAATCCTCAAGCTCAACAGCCTAAAGATTCAACAAATTACGAACGTCAATCAGAAGCCAAAAGCAGTTCTCGGTCTGGTTCAGTTTACTCTTACAGCTACCGCGAGCCAAAAAATACGGCTGCGGGAAAAAGTGAATCTGTTTATGATGCTGATTACCGGGTGATCATCCCCCCTTATCAGCAGCCGACTACCAATCAAGCCAATGATGATGATGATTGGGAGTTTTTTGATGATGATGATGATCTGGAAGATGATGGTAAACGCCCCCGTCGGTGA